The proteins below are encoded in one region of Telopea speciosissima isolate NSW1024214 ecotype Mountain lineage chromosome 10, Tspe_v1, whole genome shotgun sequence:
- the LOC122642430 gene encoding multiple organellar RNA editing factor 2, chloroplastic-like — MAAAIARSILVPRSFQPTLFLARRLLFSSSIAQPPPLAGFVRTRRPSLLLSHSVRVLAPGASRLNAIRCRVHRSGGDSAYSPLNSGSNFSDRPPTEMAPLFPGCDYEHWLIVMDKPGGEGANKQQMIDCYVQTLAKVLGSEEEAKKKIYNVSCERYFGFGCEIDEETSNKLEGLPGVLFVLPDSYVDPENKDYGAELFVNGEIVQRSPERQRRVEPVPQRAQDRPRYNDRTRYVRRRENQR, encoded by the exons ATGGCTGCAGCCATCGCTCGATCCATCTTAGTCCCTCGTTCTTTCCAACCCACTCTCTTCCTCGCTAGGcgccttctcttctcttcttctattgcTCAGCCCCCTCCACTCGCTGGCTTCGTCAGAACAAGGCGTCCATCTCTCTTACTCTCCCACTCTGTTCGAGTACTAGCGCCTGGAGCGAGCCGGTTGAACGCTATTCGATGCAGAGTTCACCGCTCGGGTGGAGATTCGGCGTACTCGCCGCTTAACTCAGGGTCGAACTTCAGTGACAGGCCTCCTACGGAAATGGCCCCTCTGTTCCCTGGTTGTGATTACGAGCATTGGCTCATTGTCATGGATAAGCCTGGTGGTGAGGGTGCTAATAAGCAGCAGATGATCGATTGCTATGTTCAGACTTTAGCCAAGGTTCTTGGAAG TGAAGAGGAAGCGAAGAAGAAGATTTACAATGTTTCATGCGAGAGGTACTTCGGGTTTGGATGTGAAATTGATGAGGAAACATCAAATAAGCTGGAAG GTCTTCCTGGTGTCCTCTTTGTGCTTCCAGATTCTTATGTGGATCCAGAGAACAAGGACTATGGAG CTGAATTGTTCGTGAATGGAGAGATAGTGCAGAGATCCCCAGAGAGGCAAAGGAGGGTGGAACCTGTGCCCCAGAGAGCTCAGGACAGACCCAGATATAATGACAGAACACGATATGTGAGGCGCAGAGAAAACCAACGGTGA